The following proteins are encoded in a genomic region of Nocardioides sp. cx-173:
- a CDS encoding aldo/keto reductase, which produces MSVPTITLNDQTTIPQLGFGVFQVPPAQTAATVATALEVGYRHLDTAQMYGNEEGVGQGIAASGIAREELYVTTKLNNNNHRPDDVRRSFEESFERLGLDYIDLFLIHWPLPTRYSGDYVSTWKAMTELTQDRRLRSVGVSNFHPEHLDRIIDATGVLPAVNQIEAHPYLPNDEVRAASHKRGITVEAWSPIAQGKVMDDEVIRKIAQRHGKTPSQVTLRWHIERGDVVFPKSMHEERMRENFEIFDFRLSPDEVEAIRRLDQGEAGRIGPNPETMDWIPS; this is translated from the coding sequence ATGAGCGTTCCGACGATCACCCTCAACGACCAGACCACCATCCCGCAGCTCGGCTTCGGCGTCTTCCAGGTCCCGCCGGCGCAGACGGCGGCCACGGTGGCCACCGCGCTCGAGGTGGGCTACCGCCACCTCGACACCGCCCAGATGTACGGCAACGAGGAGGGCGTGGGGCAGGGCATCGCCGCCTCGGGGATCGCCCGCGAGGAGCTCTACGTCACCACCAAGCTGAACAACAACAACCACCGGCCCGACGACGTACGGCGCAGCTTCGAGGAGTCGTTCGAGCGACTCGGCCTGGACTACATCGACCTGTTCCTCATCCACTGGCCGCTGCCCACGCGCTACAGCGGCGACTACGTCTCGACGTGGAAGGCCATGACCGAGCTGACGCAGGACAGGCGACTGCGCTCCGTGGGCGTCTCCAACTTCCACCCCGAGCACCTAGACCGGATCATCGACGCGACGGGGGTCCTGCCCGCCGTCAACCAGATCGAGGCGCACCCCTATCTGCCCAACGACGAGGTCCGGGCCGCCTCCCACAAGCGCGGCATCACCGTCGAGGCCTGGTCGCCCATCGCCCAGGGCAAGGTGATGGACGACGAGGTGATCCGCAAGATCGCCCAGCGCCACGGCAAGACGCCCTCGCAGGTGACGTTGCGCTGGCACATCGAGCGCGGGGACGTGGTCTTCCCCAAGTCGATGCACGAGGAGCGGATGCGCGAGAACTTCGAGATCTTCGACTTCCGGCTCTCCCCGGACGAGGTCGAGGCCATCCGCCGCCTCGACCAGGGCGAGGCCGGTCGCATCGGCCCCAACCCGGAGACGATGGACTGGATCCCGAGCTGA
- a CDS encoding nuclear transport factor 2 family protein: MDQQTLSDRAEIADVLTRYTRAIDTGDWDRLDTVFTPDAQIDYTQSGGIAGGYAEVKPWLAEVLPAFFPRRMHTLGQLDIDVDGDAATCAAYFHNPMPVDDGAGGERIVELGGIYHHALVRTPGGWRSERLHEEVVWKRGL; encoded by the coding sequence GTGGACCAGCAGACGCTCAGTGACCGGGCCGAGATCGCCGACGTGCTGACTCGCTACACGCGCGCCATCGACACCGGCGACTGGGACCGGCTCGACACGGTGTTCACGCCCGACGCGCAGATCGACTACACGCAGTCGGGCGGGATCGCCGGGGGGTACGCCGAGGTCAAGCCGTGGCTGGCCGAGGTGCTGCCGGCCTTCTTCCCTCGGCGCATGCACACGCTCGGGCAGCTCGACATTGACGTCGACGGCGACGCCGCCACCTGCGCGGCGTACTTCCACAACCCGATGCCGGTGGACGACGGCGCCGGAGGTGAGCGGATCGTCGAGCTCGGCGGGATCTACCACCACGCGCTGGTGCGCACGCCCGGCGGCTGGCGCAGCGAGCGCCTGCACGAGGAGGTCGTGTGGAAGCGCGGGCTGTGA
- a CDS encoding TIGR03619 family F420-dependent LLM class oxidoreductase, translated as MRFTYAEAMTQATFYAPLAQAAEAAGYTSMTVADSLIYPKSSDSRYPYTDTGDRAFLEDKEFIETMVLCAHLFAVTTTLRLTPFVLKLPVRPPVLVAKQASSLAFLSDNRLGLGVGISPWPEDFANLGVDWARRGKRMDECMDILRGLTTGEFFSYDGDFYTIDELKQTPGASKPIPLLVGGHADNALRRAVLKGDGWMHAGGDGEELDRLLARLAEIRREEEDTRDDFEVHVISYDAYDVDGVKRLADKGVTDCIVGFRVPYVMGTDPEPLQDKVDHLNRYAEQIIGKVGDV; from the coding sequence ATGAGGTTCACCTACGCCGAGGCCATGACCCAGGCGACGTTCTACGCCCCGCTGGCCCAGGCGGCAGAGGCCGCCGGCTACACGAGCATGACGGTGGCCGACAGCCTGATCTACCCGAAGAGCTCCGACTCCCGCTACCCCTACACCGACACCGGCGACCGGGCGTTCCTCGAGGACAAGGAGTTCATCGAGACCATGGTGCTGTGCGCGCACCTGTTCGCGGTGACGACCACGCTGCGGCTCACGCCGTTCGTGCTCAAGCTGCCGGTCCGCCCGCCGGTCCTGGTCGCCAAGCAGGCCTCGTCGCTGGCCTTCCTCTCCGACAACCGCCTCGGCCTGGGCGTCGGCATCTCGCCGTGGCCCGAGGACTTCGCCAACCTCGGGGTCGACTGGGCCCGCCGCGGCAAGCGCATGGACGAGTGCATGGACATCCTGCGCGGCCTCACCACGGGCGAGTTCTTCTCCTACGACGGCGACTTCTACACGATCGACGAGCTCAAGCAGACCCCCGGCGCCAGCAAGCCGATCCCGCTGCTCGTGGGCGGCCACGCCGACAACGCCCTGCGCCGCGCGGTGCTCAAGGGCGACGGCTGGATGCACGCCGGCGGCGACGGCGAGGAGCTCGACCGGCTGCTCGCCCGCCTCGCCGAGATCCGCCGAGAGGAGGAGGACACGCGCGACGACTTCGAGGTGCACGTCATCTCCTACGACGCCTACGACGTCGACGGCGTCAAGCGCCTGGCGGACAAGGGCGTCACCGACTGCATCGTCGGCTTCCGCGTGCCCTACGTCATGGGCACCGACCCCGAGCCCCTGCAGGACAAGGTCGACCACCTGAACCGCTACGCCGAGCAGATCATCGGCAAGGTCGGCGATGTCTGA
- a CDS encoding SDR family oxidoreductase, which translates to MSELGLAKAHDTSIEERYTPAPLLRGKVLVISGIGPGLGRSLAEEAARMGADLVVASRTESRLRALQEELEAHGGRVVSVVTDVTDEDSRVHLRDRTLEAFGRVDCVINNAFTIPPMDPITQIEPRRLAKVNETNVFAPLRLSALFADALADSTGSIIMLNSCVSFSSQPEYAGYKLSKGALEHLASSLATELGPRGIRVNSVAPSYIYEDVNRGYFDYLAAVEGKTHEEVYAERAAPTDLKRLASAQEVARATLFLASDLASAVTGQMLTVDCGEFHS; encoded by the coding sequence TTGAGCGAGCTCGGACTGGCCAAGGCCCACGACACCTCGATCGAGGAGCGCTACACCCCGGCACCTCTGCTGAGGGGCAAGGTCCTCGTGATCTCCGGCATCGGCCCCGGACTGGGCCGGTCGCTGGCCGAGGAGGCCGCCAGGATGGGCGCCGACCTGGTGGTCGCCAGCCGGACCGAGTCGCGCCTGCGGGCACTGCAGGAGGAGCTCGAGGCTCACGGGGGCAGGGTCGTCAGCGTGGTCACCGACGTGACCGACGAGGACTCGCGCGTCCACCTGCGCGACCGGACCCTCGAGGCGTTCGGCCGCGTCGACTGCGTCATCAACAACGCGTTCACCATCCCGCCGATGGACCCGATCACCCAGATCGAGCCCCGCAGGCTGGCGAAGGTCAACGAGACCAATGTCTTCGCCCCGCTGCGGCTCTCGGCGCTCTTCGCCGACGCGCTGGCAGACAGCACGGGGTCGATCATCATGCTCAACTCCTGCGTCTCGTTCAGCTCGCAGCCCGAATACGCCGGCTACAAGCTGTCCAAGGGGGCACTGGAGCACCTCGCGTCGTCGCTGGCCACCGAGCTGGGGCCGCGCGGCATCCGGGTCAACAGCGTCGCTCCGTCTTACATCTACGAGGACGTCAACCGCGGCTACTTCGACTACCTCGCCGCCGTCGAGGGCAAGACCCACGAGGAGGTCTACGCCGAGCGGGCCGCGCCCACCGACCTCAAGCGACTGGCCTCTGCTCAGGAGGTGGCGCGGGCCACGCTCTTCCTCGCCAGCGACCTGGCCTCCGCGGTCACCGGGCAGATGCTGACCGTCGACTGCGGCGAGTTCCACAGCTGA
- a CDS encoding sulfotransferase family protein → MSDNVMVRERPDVGSYDDIVAAAVRTTGLSDFGGTAHEEGLRVLVEDLASPEAGLTPRGNYFQRSEVKSALVGALLTQAQLAAHPEHADVPIERPVFVMGLPRTGTTALHRLLHADPAAQGLEMWLTQYPQPRPPRETWESDPIFTAMQQAFTAHHVESPGFMGIHYMDATTVEECWRLLRQTGKSHSYESLAHVPRYTAWLADQDWTDAYARHRANLQLVGLHDPDKRWVLKNPSHLTALDALMAVYPDALVVYTHRDPVVCLASSCSLSAETTAGHSTTYVGDVIGRTQLDLWARAFHAFHDARPTYDQAQFADVAFSDLVSDPLGTMRGVYERFDLDWTPQAEAAITEIDRESRSGSAKPSHRYDLADYGLAEAEVRRAFDR, encoded by the coding sequence ATGAGCGACAACGTCATGGTGCGCGAGCGGCCCGACGTCGGCTCGTACGACGACATCGTCGCGGCCGCCGTCCGGACCACCGGGCTGTCGGACTTCGGGGGCACCGCGCACGAGGAGGGGCTGCGGGTCCTGGTCGAGGACCTGGCCTCGCCGGAGGCGGGGCTGACGCCGCGCGGCAACTACTTCCAGCGCTCGGAGGTGAAGTCGGCACTGGTCGGGGCGCTGCTCACCCAGGCCCAGCTCGCCGCCCACCCCGAGCATGCCGACGTGCCCATCGAGCGGCCGGTGTTCGTCATGGGGCTGCCGCGCACCGGCACGACCGCGCTGCACCGGCTGCTGCACGCCGACCCCGCGGCGCAGGGGCTGGAGATGTGGCTGACGCAGTACCCGCAGCCGCGGCCGCCGCGCGAGACCTGGGAGTCGGACCCGATCTTCACCGCGATGCAGCAGGCGTTCACGGCCCACCACGTCGAGTCGCCGGGGTTCATGGGCATCCACTACATGGATGCGACCACGGTCGAGGAGTGCTGGCGGCTGCTGCGCCAGACCGGCAAGTCGCACTCCTACGAGTCGCTGGCCCACGTCCCGCGCTACACCGCCTGGCTGGCCGACCAGGACTGGACCGACGCCTACGCGCGTCACCGGGCGAACCTCCAGCTGGTCGGACTCCACGACCCCGACAAGCGGTGGGTGCTCAAGAACCCCTCGCACCTGACGGCGCTCGACGCGCTCATGGCCGTCTACCCGGACGCCTTGGTCGTCTACACCCACCGCGACCCCGTCGTGTGCCTCGCCTCGTCCTGCTCGCTGTCCGCCGAGACCACGGCCGGCCACTCGACGACGTACGTCGGAGACGTCATCGGCCGGACCCAGCTCGACCTGTGGGCGCGGGCCTTCCACGCCTTCCACGACGCGCGGCCGACCTACGACCAGGCGCAGTTCGCCGACGTCGCCTTCTCCGACCTGGTCTCCGACCCGCTCGGCACGATGCGCGGCGTCTACGAGCGCTTCGACCTCGACTGGACCCCGCAGGCCGAGGCGGCGATCACCGAGATCGACCGCGAGTCGAGGTCGGGCTCCGCCAAGCCGTCTCACCGCTACGACCTCGCCGACTACGGCTTGGCGGAGGCCGAGGTGCGTCGGGCCTTCGACCGCTGA
- a CDS encoding SDR family NAD(P)-dependent oxidoreductase yields MPDSEVALAPGQATDRVAIVTGASEGIGRAIALRLAADGYRVAALARSRERLATLQEEIGERSLPVVCDVRSVEDVERSVQEVLGWRGRIDALVNCASATRFGTTSTLSDEEWVVGFEVKVFGALRLMRAAWPALAARRGAILNIGGIGARTPSDAVAMTGPLSAALLALTKVFADRGVGDGVRVNAINPGAVLTPRLVAMLTLRAETAGITLDEEIAAMEQRDHVCRLGTPEDIAGLAAFLLSPASGLVHGAILDADGGRTKAL; encoded by the coding sequence GTGCCTGACTCCGAGGTCGCCCTGGCACCCGGCCAGGCGACGGACCGGGTCGCGATCGTGACGGGCGCCAGCGAGGGGATCGGCCGGGCGATCGCGCTGCGCCTGGCGGCCGACGGCTATCGCGTCGCTGCCTTGGCTCGCTCGCGAGAACGGCTGGCGACCCTCCAGGAGGAGATCGGGGAGCGGTCGCTTCCCGTGGTATGCGACGTGCGCAGCGTCGAGGACGTCGAGCGGTCGGTGCAGGAGGTGCTCGGGTGGCGCGGGCGGATCGACGCCCTGGTCAACTGCGCGAGCGCCACCCGGTTCGGCACGACTAGCACGCTGAGCGACGAGGAGTGGGTCGTCGGCTTCGAGGTCAAGGTCTTCGGTGCACTGAGGCTGATGCGCGCGGCATGGCCGGCGCTCGCGGCTCGACGCGGCGCGATCCTCAACATCGGCGGCATCGGTGCCAGGACGCCGAGCGACGCCGTCGCGATGACCGGTCCGCTCAGTGCCGCGCTCCTGGCCCTTACCAAGGTCTTCGCCGACCGGGGGGTCGGCGACGGGGTGCGGGTCAACGCCATCAACCCGGGTGCGGTGCTGACCCCGCGGCTCGTGGCGATGCTGACCCTGCGGGCGGAGACCGCCGGCATCACGCTGGACGAGGAGATCGCCGCGATGGAGCAGCGCGACCACGTCTGCCGCCTGGGAACGCCCGAGGACATCGCTGGGCTCGCCGCCTTCCTGCTGTCGCCCGCCTCGGGGCTCGTCCACGGAGCGATCCTCGATGCCGACGGCGGGCGGACCAAGGCGCTGTGA
- a CDS encoding enoyl-CoA hydratase/isomerase family protein, with translation MAQDHAVEAGPRPPEGDWLGTPYLRFEREGPFARVVVDRPEARNALTPAMYFGIRYAVRRVDADPDLAGLVITGIDDVFIPGGDLGKGSGDNWLHLGGVPGAIDVLPFDVLRQSIKPVVSAVNGICQGGGLMISLCSDLAVVSERATFRVPELLRGISDTYYAQVLTRLVGPVRTRDLMLTGRTLTATEALEWGLVSRVAAHERLLEEATQVLGQVCQTAPLARRDVKRVLDQYVGLHDRIAMFDSLQRPESREGFAAFIEKRSPSWVPDELRREARA, from the coding sequence ATGGCCCAGGACCACGCCGTCGAGGCCGGGCCCCGCCCACCAGAGGGAGACTGGCTCGGCACCCCCTACCTGCGGTTCGAGCGCGAGGGCCCCTTTGCGCGCGTGGTCGTCGACAGGCCGGAGGCCCGCAACGCGCTCACCCCCGCGATGTACTTCGGCATCCGTTACGCCGTGCGCCGCGTCGACGCCGACCCCGACCTCGCCGGCCTGGTGATCACCGGGATCGACGACGTCTTCATCCCGGGCGGCGACCTGGGCAAGGGGTCCGGTGACAACTGGCTGCACCTGGGCGGTGTGCCCGGGGCGATCGACGTCCTCCCCTTCGACGTGCTGCGGCAGAGCATCAAGCCGGTCGTGTCGGCGGTCAACGGGATCTGCCAGGGTGGCGGGCTCATGATCTCCCTCTGCTCGGACCTCGCCGTGGTCAGCGAGCGCGCCACCTTCCGGGTCCCGGAGCTGCTGCGGGGGATCTCGGACACCTACTACGCCCAGGTCCTCACCCGGCTGGTGGGGCCGGTGCGCACCCGCGACCTGATGCTCACCGGACGCACGCTCACGGCGACCGAGGCACTCGAGTGGGGCCTGGTCAGCCGGGTCGCGGCTCACGAGCGGCTGCTGGAGGAGGCGACTCAGGTCCTGGGACAGGTGTGCCAGACGGCACCCCTGGCCCGACGCGACGTGAAGCGGGTGCTGGACCAGTACGTCGGCCTGCACGACCGGATCGCGATGTTCGACAGCCTGCAGCGCCCGGAGTCCCGCGAAGGCTTCGCGGCCTTCATCGAGAAGCGCTCGCCGAGCTGGGTCCCCGACGAGCTCCGGCGGGAGGCTCGTGCCTGA
- a CDS encoding CoA transferase — translation MKSASEVRAAAEASVRHSLAVLASHAPDLALPGVEVLDERALLAGSDFVPRRAFRILAAADGWLGLSLARDSDRELVPALVQRPADDADPEACWSVVADWLRGQPVAAAEARAVVLGMPAARIPSGDPAIRRPPVVVTSGGERRLRPRPRVVDLSALWAGPLAARLLGLLGAEVTKVESAARPDGARLGPPAFYERLHAGQESVVLDFGTEIERLHELIGAADVVIEASRPRALRQLGVVAEEHVARGVVWASITAYGREGADGMRVGFGDDVAAGAGLVVRTERGPRAVGDALADPLTGAAAAAAVAVQLARGSGALLDVSMHDVCVAAATESGCAKHRLNTVI, via the coding sequence ATGAAGTCCGCGAGTGAGGTACGCGCGGCGGCCGAGGCCAGTGTGCGCCACAGCCTCGCCGTGCTCGCCTCCCACGCCCCGGACCTGGCGCTCCCCGGGGTGGAGGTGCTCGACGAGCGAGCGCTCCTCGCCGGGAGCGACTTCGTCCCGCGCCGCGCGTTCCGGATCCTGGCGGCCGCGGACGGCTGGCTCGGGCTGTCGCTGGCCCGGGACAGCGACCGGGAGCTGGTGCCTGCCCTCGTGCAGCGGCCCGCGGACGACGCGGACCCGGAGGCCTGCTGGTCGGTGGTGGCCGACTGGCTCCGCGGTCAGCCGGTCGCGGCCGCCGAAGCGCGCGCGGTCGTGCTCGGGATGCCCGCTGCCCGGATCCCCTCGGGTGATCCGGCGATCCGGCGCCCCCCGGTGGTCGTCACGTCGGGGGGAGAGCGCCGGCTCCGTCCCCGCCCGCGCGTCGTCGATCTCTCCGCGCTCTGGGCGGGCCCGCTGGCGGCGCGTCTGCTCGGCCTCCTGGGCGCCGAGGTGACCAAGGTCGAGAGTGCCGCTCGTCCCGACGGTGCCCGGCTGGGTCCGCCCGCCTTCTACGAGCGGCTCCACGCCGGCCAGGAGTCCGTCGTCCTCGACTTCGGGACCGAGATCGAACGGCTCCACGAGCTGATCGGAGCCGCGGACGTCGTCATCGAGGCCAGCCGGCCCCGAGCGCTGCGCCAGCTCGGCGTCGTGGCCGAGGAGCACGTCGCGCGGGGCGTCGTCTGGGCCAGCATCACGGCCTACGGGCGTGAGGGCGCGGACGGGATGCGGGTCGGCTTCGGCGACGACGTGGCCGCCGGGGCCGGGCTCGTCGTACGCACCGAGCGCGGGCCGCGCGCGGTCGGAGACGCCCTCGCCGATCCCCTCACCGGTGCGGCGGCCGCCGCCGCGGTCGCGGTGCAGCTCGCCCGGGGGAGTGGCGCCCTCCTGGACGTCTCGATGCACGACGTGTGCGTGGCCGCCGCCACCGAGTCCGGGTGCGCGAAGCATCGACTCAATACCGTTATATGA
- a CDS encoding enoyl-CoA hydratase/isomerase family protein, with amino-acid sequence MPDVVTVGVEDLPAVLADGLRLRDGMPTPALVVVELGGSEASGVLDRAAAAVAASAVPVVGVGRSGVGPGREALGRVLTTTLVPQEAEAAPWQAGVADVDAELAQVVATARHSPRATRVLAGLLPLTAHASVAEGLTAESLAYSMLMAGPEFARWLEGRARKPGAEPVGEPVVVERHGHELLVLLNRPERHNAFSRDVRDGLAEAFDLVAADPTITAVTLRGAGRSFCSGGDLDEFGLSADPTIAHLIRTDRSVAARLHRVRERVTVVLHGACVGAGIEIASYAGTVVARSDARILLPELGMGLVPGAGGTVGVTRRIGPWRTAYLAMSGRPLPLAAARRWGLVDEVRE; translated from the coding sequence GTGCCGGATGTCGTCACCGTCGGGGTGGAGGACCTCCCGGCGGTGCTCGCCGACGGCCTGCGCCTGAGGGACGGTATGCCGACCCCGGCCCTCGTCGTGGTCGAGCTCGGCGGGTCCGAGGCCAGTGGTGTGCTTGACCGCGCCGCGGCCGCGGTCGCCGCGAGCGCCGTGCCGGTGGTCGGCGTGGGACGCTCGGGCGTCGGTCCGGGTCGCGAGGCTCTCGGCAGGGTGCTGACCACGACGCTCGTGCCGCAGGAGGCGGAGGCGGCCCCCTGGCAGGCCGGAGTCGCCGACGTCGATGCCGAGCTCGCACAGGTGGTGGCCACCGCCCGGCACTCGCCGAGGGCCACCCGCGTCCTCGCGGGCCTGCTCCCGCTGACCGCGCACGCCTCGGTCGCCGAGGGGCTGACGGCCGAGTCGCTGGCGTACTCGATGCTGATGGCCGGGCCGGAGTTCGCGCGCTGGCTCGAGGGGCGGGCGCGCAAGCCCGGCGCCGAGCCCGTGGGCGAGCCGGTGGTCGTCGAGCGGCACGGTCACGAGCTCCTCGTGCTGCTGAACCGTCCGGAGCGGCACAACGCGTTCAGCCGGGACGTGCGCGACGGCCTGGCCGAGGCGTTCGACCTCGTCGCCGCCGACCCGACGATCACCGCGGTGACCCTGCGCGGCGCCGGGCGCTCGTTCTGCAGCGGCGGCGACCTCGACGAGTTCGGGCTGAGCGCCGATCCGACGATCGCCCACCTGATCCGGACGGACCGCTCGGTCGCCGCCCGCCTGCATCGGGTCCGGGAGCGGGTCACGGTGGTGCTCCACGGTGCCTGCGTCGGCGCCGGCATCGAGATCGCGTCGTACGCCGGCACGGTGGTCGCCCGGTCGGACGCGCGGATCCTGCTCCCGGAGCTGGGGATGGGACTGGTGCCCGGCGCCGGGGGGACGGTGGGCGTGACTCGGCGCATCGGCCCGTGGCGCACCGCCTATCTCGCGATGAGCGGTCGACCGCTGCCGTTGGCCGCGGCCCGGCGCTGGGGGCTGGTCGATGAAGTCCGCGAGTGA
- a CDS encoding IclR family transcriptional regulator produces the protein MTVLHDDLLLEEAETDAVVRPLRPAESPDRTVLGRLDLILHAFGGNDGVLALSEMSRRVNLPKSTVHRLADQMCAVGWLERKSGGYRVGLKLLDLGGVALQRNGLRDVAFRHIHALAVKTGLGVQLALLDQSSVVYLDCIVLGRFKLPTRVGGREPAYCTGLGKAMLAFEDKDTQLAALQDMPRRTASTVVDPREMQTELANIRRVQVAHDREEAYRGLGCVAAPILANGRAIGAISVSGPVGQIQARWLAQHVRDTALAISERGPSAAPVQRAPHGP, from the coding sequence ATGACGGTCCTGCACGATGACCTGCTACTAGAAGAGGCGGAGACCGACGCGGTCGTCCGGCCGCTGAGGCCTGCCGAGAGCCCCGACCGCACGGTCCTGGGCCGGCTCGACCTGATCCTCCATGCGTTCGGGGGGAACGACGGCGTCCTGGCTCTCAGCGAGATGAGCCGACGGGTCAACCTCCCGAAGTCGACGGTGCACCGGCTCGCCGACCAGATGTGCGCGGTGGGGTGGCTGGAACGCAAGAGCGGCGGATACCGGGTCGGACTCAAGCTCCTCGACCTCGGCGGTGTCGCCCTCCAGCGCAACGGGCTGCGGGACGTCGCCTTCCGGCACATCCATGCCCTCGCCGTGAAGACCGGCCTGGGCGTGCAGCTGGCCCTCCTGGACCAGAGCTCGGTCGTCTACCTCGACTGCATCGTGCTCGGCCGCTTCAAGCTGCCGACTCGGGTCGGCGGCCGGGAGCCGGCGTACTGCACCGGGCTCGGCAAGGCGATGCTGGCGTTCGAGGACAAGGACACCCAGCTGGCCGCGCTGCAAGACATGCCTCGGCGCACCGCCTCGACGGTCGTCGACCCGCGGGAGATGCAGACCGAGCTCGCCAACATCCGCAGGGTCCAGGTCGCGCACGACCGCGAGGAGGCCTACCGAGGCCTCGGCTGCGTCGCAGCCCCGATCCTCGCCAACGGCCGAGCGATCGGCGCGATCTCGGTGTCCGGACCGGTGGGACAGATCCAGGCACGCTGGCTCGCCCAGCACGTCCGCGACACCGCCCTGGCCATCTCCGAGCGTGGCCCGTCCGCCGCACCTGTCCAGCGCGCGCCACACGGTCCCTGA
- a CDS encoding nuclear transport factor 2 family protein, which produces MTTLDLAEIAVVGAQLQSAYALAIDTRDWGYFATLFTPDVRATYPTRSYHGMEDWLSSFIPFHDECTWTLHMMSNHVVGVDDDGIWAACYGAVQWCHESEPDEISRAWVHFRDRLVNRNGQWLIARRKLDVLMHQRECLMANVSFPRTVVELADRSATAATS; this is translated from the coding sequence GTGACCACTCTCGACCTCGCGGAGATCGCCGTCGTGGGCGCGCAGCTGCAGAGTGCCTACGCGCTGGCCATCGACACGCGCGACTGGGGGTACTTCGCGACCCTGTTCACGCCGGACGTCCGGGCGACGTACCCCACCCGGTCCTACCACGGGATGGAGGACTGGCTCTCGTCCTTCATCCCCTTCCACGACGAGTGCACGTGGACGCTGCACATGATGAGCAACCACGTCGTCGGCGTCGACGACGACGGGATCTGGGCCGCCTGCTACGGGGCGGTGCAGTGGTGCCACGAGAGCGAGCCCGACGAGATCAGCCGTGCGTGGGTGCACTTCCGTGACCGCCTGGTGAACCGGAACGGCCAGTGGCTGATCGCCCGCCGCAAGCTCGACGTGCTGATGCACCAGCGCGAGTGCCTGATGGCGAACGTCTCGTTCCCGCGCACGGTCGTCGAGCTCGCCGACCGGAGCGCGACTGCGGCGACCAGCTGA
- a CDS encoding VOC family protein: MTVHSLGYLRLESTDLEAWKVFAGDFLGLMPAAAEGDASLRYRMDHYHPPRLVVSPGAENKMTAMGYDVTNRRELLRLVEAVEAVGIKVTAGTPEECEDRRVTGFVRFDDPGGNAVELYHGPILTKDRVQLPTVSAFVTDDMGMGHVIVTGEDGEALYDFYTDVLGFFERNTMTSPRGTVWFLSPNERHHTLGVTSAPGPGRLLHLMVEAATLDDVGLALDRADKLGVPMMNSLGKHTNDQMVSFYVWSPERYAVEFGWAGLRVPGEKPTYEIADGAYWGHKFSPPPTA; this comes from the coding sequence ATGACCGTTCACTCGCTGGGATACCTGCGGCTGGAGTCCACCGACCTGGAGGCCTGGAAGGTCTTCGCCGGTGACTTCCTGGGCCTCATGCCCGCCGCTGCCGAGGGTGACGCCTCGCTGCGCTACCGGATGGACCACTACCACCCGCCGCGGCTGGTGGTGAGCCCCGGCGCCGAGAACAAGATGACGGCGATGGGCTACGACGTCACCAACCGGCGCGAGCTCCTGCGCCTCGTCGAGGCGGTCGAGGCGGTCGGCATCAAGGTCACCGCCGGCACTCCCGAGGAGTGCGAGGACCGCCGGGTGACCGGGTTCGTCCGCTTCGACGACCCGGGCGGGAACGCGGTCGAGCTGTACCACGGCCCGATCCTGACGAAGGATCGCGTGCAGCTTCCCACCGTCAGCGCCTTCGTCACCGACGACATGGGCATGGGGCACGTGATCGTCACCGGGGAGGACGGCGAGGCGCTCTACGACTTCTACACCGACGTGCTCGGGTTCTTCGAGCGGAACACGATGACCAGCCCGCGCGGCACCGTGTGGTTCCTGAGCCCCAACGAGCGCCATCACACCCTGGGCGTGACCTCGGCTCCTGGCCCGGGTCGGCTGCTGCACCTCATGGTCGAGGCGGCGACCCTCGACGACGTGGGCCTCGCGCTCGACCGCGCGGACAAGCTCGGCGTCCCGATGATGAACAGCCTCGGCAAGCACACGAACGACCAGATGGTCTCCTTCTACGTGTGGTCGCCGGAGAGGTACGCCGTCGAGTTCGGCTGGGCCGGCCTCCGGGTCCCGGGCGAGAAGCCGACCTACGAGATCGCCGACGGCGCGTACTGGGGACACAAGTTCTCCCCGCCGCCGACCGCCTGA